In Nitratireductor basaltis, the following are encoded in one genomic region:
- the rpoB gene encoding DNA-directed RNA polymerase subunit beta: MAQTLTFNGRRRVRKFFGNIPEVAEMPNLIEVQKASYDQFLMVDEPEGGRADEGLQSVFKSVFPIQDFAGTAMLEFVKYEFEAPKFDVDECRQRDLTYAAPLKVTLRLIVFDVDEDTGAKSIKDIKEQDVYMGDMPLMTDNGTFIINGTERVIVSQMHRSPGVFFDHDKGKSHSSGKLLFAARVIPYRGSWLDIEFDAKDVVHARIDRRRKIPATSLLMALGMDSEEILSTFYNQLTFRRDKDGWRIPFSADRFRGIKATTDMVDADTGEVVVEAGKKITARQARQLEEKGLKAIRATEEDLLGNYLAEDIVNPMTGEIFLEAGDEIDDKTLKVLLETGEEEVHFLDIDHVNIGGYIRNTLVADKNESRQDALFDIYRVMRPGEPPTLETAEAMFNSLFFDAERYDLSAVGRVKMNMRLGVECPDTVRVLRKEDIVEVVRTLVELRDGKGEIDDIDNLGNRRVRSVGELMENQYRLGLLRMERAIKERMSSIEIDTVMPQDLINAKPAAAAVREFFSSSQLSQFMDQTNPLSEITHKRRLSALGPGGLTRERAGFEVRDVHPTHYGRICPIETPEGPNIGLINSLATFARVNKYGFIESPYRKIVDGKVTQDVVYLSAMEEAKHYVAQANASLNDDGTFADEFVICRHSGEVLMTPRENVDLMDVSPKQLVSVAAALIPFLENDDANRALMGSNMQRQAVPLVRAEAPFVGTGMEPIVARDSGAAIAARRTGVVDQVDATRIVIRATEDVDASQSGVDIYRLMKFQRSNQNTCVNQRPLVRVGDHVNKGDIIADGPSTDLGDLALGRNVLVAFMPWNGYNYEDSILLSERIVRDDIFTSIHIEEFEVMARDTKLGPEEITRDIPNVSEEALKNLDEAGITYIGAEVQPGDILVGKITPKGESPMTPEEKLLRAIFGEKASDVRDTSMRMPPGTYGTVVEVRVFNRHGVEKDERAMAIEREEIERLAKDRDDEQSILDRNVYSRLAEMLDGKSAIAGPKGFKKGTTVTSEILEEYPRSQWWQFAVEDEKQQSELEALRAQYDESKSQLEHRFMDKVEKVQRGDEMPPGVMKMVKVFVAVKRKMQPGDKMAGRHGNKGVVSRIVPVEDMPFLEDGTHADIVLNPLGVPSRMNVGQILETHLGWACAGMGKKIGDLIEAYKESGDIKPLRETIESVIPDNDRNEPVRQYDDESIVRLGEQMKRGVSIATPVFDGAHEADVNEMLEQAGLHSSGQSQLYDGRTGEPFDRKVTMGYIYMLKLHHLVDDKIHARSIGPYSLVTQQPLGGKAQFGGQRFGEMEVWALEAYGAAYTLQEMLTVKSDDVAGRTKVYEAIVRGDDTFEAGIPESFNVLVKEMRSLGLNVELENSGFSTSQAQELPDAAE; this comes from the coding sequence ATGGCCCAGACCCTCACATTCAACGGTCGCAGGCGCGTACGCAAATTTTTCGGTAACATTCCGGAAGTTGCGGAGATGCCCAACCTCATCGAGGTTCAGAAGGCATCATATGATCAGTTTCTCATGGTGGACGAGCCGGAGGGCGGACGTGCGGATGAAGGTCTGCAGTCGGTCTTCAAATCGGTTTTCCCGATCCAGGATTTTGCCGGTACGGCGATGCTCGAATTCGTCAAATACGAATTCGAGGCCCCCAAGTTCGACGTTGACGAGTGCCGCCAGCGCGACCTCACCTATGCAGCGCCGCTCAAGGTGACGCTGCGCCTCATCGTTTTCGATGTGGACGAGGACACGGGCGCGAAGTCCATCAAGGACATCAAGGAGCAGGATGTCTATATGGGCGACATGCCGCTCATGACGGACAACGGCACCTTCATCATCAACGGTACCGAGCGCGTGATCGTGTCGCAGATGCACCGCTCGCCGGGCGTCTTCTTCGATCACGACAAGGGCAAGTCCCATTCCTCGGGCAAGCTGCTTTTCGCCGCTCGCGTGATTCCGTATCGTGGTTCCTGGCTCGACATCGAATTCGATGCCAAGGACGTGGTGCATGCACGTATCGACCGTCGCCGCAAGATTCCAGCGACATCGCTTCTGATGGCGCTTGGCATGGATTCGGAAGAAATCCTGTCGACCTTCTACAACCAGCTGACCTTCCGTCGCGACAAGGATGGCTGGCGCATTCCCTTCTCCGCCGACCGTTTCCGCGGCATCAAGGCAACGACCGACATGGTCGATGCCGATACGGGCGAGGTTGTTGTCGAGGCGGGCAAGAAGATCACCGCACGTCAGGCACGTCAGCTGGAAGAGAAGGGCCTGAAGGCCATTCGCGCCACCGAGGAAGACCTTCTTGGCAACTATCTCGCCGAGGATATCGTCAATCCGATGACGGGTGAGATCTTCCTCGAGGCCGGTGACGAAATCGACGACAAGACCCTCAAGGTCCTGCTCGAGACGGGTGAGGAAGAGGTTCATTTCCTCGACATCGACCACGTGAATATCGGCGGTTACATCCGCAACACGCTGGTTGCCGACAAGAACGAGAGCCGCCAGGACGCGCTGTTCGACATCTACCGTGTGATGCGCCCGGGCGAGCCGCCGACGCTCGAGACGGCAGAGGCGATGTTCAACTCGCTGTTCTTCGACGCAGAACGTTATGACCTTTCGGCAGTCGGTCGCGTGAAGATGAACATGCGTCTGGGCGTCGAGTGCCCGGATACGGTTCGTGTCCTTCGCAAGGAAGACATCGTTGAAGTCGTGCGTACGCTTGTAGAACTGCGCGATGGCAAGGGCGAGATCGACGATATCGACAATCTCGGCAACCGCCGTGTGCGTTCGGTCGGCGAGCTAATGGAGAACCAGTATCGTCTGGGTCTGCTGCGCATGGAGCGCGCGATCAAGGAGCGCATGTCTTCGATCGAGATCGACACGGTCATGCCGCAGGATCTCATCAATGCGAAGCCTGCCGCTGCTGCCGTTCGCGAGTTCTTCTCGTCCTCGCAGCTCTCGCAGTTCATGGATCAGACGAATCCGCTGTCCGAAATCACGCATAAGCGCCGCCTGTCGGCACTTGGACCGGGTGGTCTGACGCGTGAGCGTGCAGGTTTCGAGGTACGCGACGTTCACCCGACCCATTACGGCCGTATCTGCCCGATCGAGACGCCGGAAGGCCCGAATATCGGTCTGATCAACTCGCTTGCCACCTTCGCCCGCGTCAACAAATATGGCTTCATCGAAAGCCCGTATCGCAAGATCGTTGACGGCAAGGTCACGCAGGACGTGGTCTATCTCTCAGCCATGGAAGAGGCCAAGCACTATGTGGCTCAGGCCAATGCCTCGCTGAACGACGATGGCACTTTCGCCGATGAGTTCGTGATCTGCCGCCACTCCGGCGAAGTGCTCATGACACCGCGTGAGAATGTCGACCTCATGGACGTTTCGCCGAAGCAGCTCGTTTCGGTTGCGGCCGCGCTCATTCCGTTCCTCGAGAACGATGACGCCAACCGCGCGCTCATGGGTTCGAACATGCAGCGTCAGGCCGTGCCACTGGTTCGTGCAGAGGCACCGTTTGTCGGTACCGGTATGGAGCCCATCGTGGCACGCGATTCCGGTGCTGCGATTGCTGCACGCCGCACGGGTGTGGTCGATCAGGTGGATGCGACCCGTATCGTTATCCGCGCGACCGAAGATGTCGATGCTTCCCAGTCGGGCGTGGACATCTATCGCCTGATGAAGTTCCAGCGTTCCAACCAGAACACCTGCGTCAACCAGCGTCCGCTGGTTCGCGTTGGCGATCATGTGAACAAGGGCGACATCATCGCAGACGGTCCGTCGACCGATCTCGGTGATCTGGCTCTGGGCCGCAACGTGCTCGTCGCGTTCATGCCCTGGAACGGCTACAACTACGAGGACTCCATCCTCCTGTCCGAACGTATCGTTCGCGATGACATCTTCACCTCGATCCATATCGAGGAATTCGAGGTCATGGCTCGCGACACCAAGCTTGGACCGGAAGAGATCACCCGCGACATCCCGAATGTCTCGGAAGAAGCTCTCAAGAACCTGGATGAGGCCGGCATCACCTATATCGGTGCCGAGGTTCAGCCAGGCGATATCCTGGTGGGCAAGATCACTCCGAAGGGTGAGAGCCCAATGACGCCGGAAGAGAAGCTTCTGCGCGCCATCTTCGGTGAGAAGGCATCGGATGTGCGTGACACCTCCATGCGTATGCCGCCCGGCACCTATGGTACCGTTGTCGAGGTTCGCGTCTTCAATCGCCACGGCGTTGAGAAGGACGAGCGCGCGATGGCCATCGAGCGCGAAGAGATCGAACGTCTTGCAAAGGACCGCGATGACGAGCAGTCGATCCTCGACCGCAACGTCTACTCACGCCTTGCAGAGATGCTCGATGGCAAGTCGGCTATTGCCGGACCGAAGGGCTTCAAGAAGGGCACGACGGTTACTTCGGAGATCCTTGAGGAATATCCGCGTTCGCAGTGGTGGCAGTTCGCCGTTGAGGACGAGAAGCAGCAGAGCGAGCTTGAGGCTCTTCGTGCACAGTACGACGAGTCCAAGAGCCAGCTCGAGCATCGCTTCATGGACAAGGTCGAGAAGGTCCAGCGCGGTGACGAGATGCCTCCGGGCGTCATGAAGATGGTCAAGGTCTTCGTCGCCGTAAAGCGCAAGATGCAGCCCGGCGACAAGATGGCTGGCCGTCATGGCAACAAGGGTGTCGTGTCGCGCATCGTTCCTGTCGAGGACATGCCGTTCCTCGAAGACGGCACGCATGCAGACATCGTTTTGAACCCGCTTGGCGTGCCTTCGCGCATGAATGTCGGACAGATCCTCGAGACGCATCTCGGCTGGGCCTGTGCCGGCATGGGCAAGAAGATCGGCGATCTGATCGAAGCCTACAAGGAAAGCGGCGACATCAAGCCGCTGCGCGAGACGATCGAAAGCGTCATTCCTGACAATGACCGCAACGAGCCGGTCCGTCAGTATGACGACGAGAGCATCGTGCGCCTTGGCGAGCAGATGAAGCGCGGTGTCTCCATTGCGACGCCGGTCTTCGACGGTGCGCATGAAGCGGACGTCAACGAGATGCTGGAACAGGCGGGTCTGCATTCGAGCGGACAGTCCCAGCTCTATGACGGCCGTACGGGTGAGCCATTCGACCGCAAGGTCACGATGGGCTACATCTACATGCTGAAGCTGCATCACCTTGTCGATGACAAGATCCATGCTCGCTCGATCGGTCCATACTCGCTCGTCACCCAGCAGCCGCTTGGTGGTAAGGCGCAGTTCGGTGGTCAGCGCTTCGGTGAGATGGAGGTCTGGGCACTTGAAGCCTACGGTGCGGCCTATACCTTGCAGGAGATGCTGACCGTCAAGTCGGATGACGTGGCCGGTCGTACCAAGGTGTATGAGGCGATCGTGCGTGGTGATGACACGTTCGAGGCAGGCATTCCCGAGAGCTTCAACGTTCTCGTCAAGGAAATGCGTTCGCTTGGCCTCAATGTCGAGTTGGAAAACTCGGGCTTCAGCACCAGCCAGGCACAGGAACTGCCGGACGCTGCCGAATAA
- the rpoC gene encoding DNA-directed RNA polymerase subunit beta', whose protein sequence is MNQEVMNLFNPQAPAQTFDSIRISLASPEKILSWSFGEIKKPETINYRTFKPERDGLFCSRIFGPMKDYECLCGKYKRMKYKGVICEKCGVEVTLSRVRRERMGHIELAAPVAHIWFLKSLPSRIGTLLDMTLKDIERVLYFENYIVTEPGLTALKENQLLSEEEYMLAVDEYGEDSFTAMIGAEAIHHLLESMELEKIAGDLRSELASTTSELKQKKLLKRLKVVENFLESGNRPEWMIMKIVPVIPPDLRPLVPLDGGRFATSDLNDLYRRVINRNNRLKRLIELRAPGIIIRNEKRMLQEAVDALFDNGRRGRVITGANKRPLKSLSDMLKGKQGRFRQNLLGKRVDYSGRSVIVTGPELKLHQCGLPKKMALELFKPFIYARLDAKGYSSTVKQAKKLVEKEKPEVWDILDEVIREHPVLLNRAPTLHRLGIQAFEPVLIEGKAIQLHPLVCTAFNADFDGDQMAVHVPLSLEAQLEARVLMMSTNNILHPASGAPIIVPSQDMVLGLYYLSIMNQNEPGEGMAFADMGELHHALENKVVTLHTKIKGRFKTVDENGNPVSQIHETTPGRMIIGELLPKNHNVPFDICNQEMTKKNISKMIDTVYRHCGQKETVIFCDRVMQLGFGHACRAGISFGKDDMVIPDTKEKLVSETEALAKEYEQQYNDGLITQGEKYNKVVDAWAKCSEKVADEMMKRIKAIEFDENGRQKQMNSIYMMSHSGARGSPAQMRQLGGMRGLMARPDGSIIETPIISNFKEGLTVMEYFNSTHGARKGLADTALKTANSGYLTRRLVDVAQDCIVVTPDCGTEKGLTMQPIVDAGQVVASIGQRVLGRTSLDDILHPATGDVLVKAGTLIDERDVEAIETAGVQSVRIRSALTCEVRNGVCAVCYGRDLARGTPVNIGEAVGVIAAQSIGEPGTQLTMRTFHVGGTAQVVNQSFLEASFEGTVKIRNRNVVRNSEGHLVVMGRNMAVLIMDEQGAERASHRLTYGSRLYVDDGDKVKRGQRIAEWDPYTRPMLTEVEGTVAFEDLVDGVSVQETTDESTGITKREVIDWRSTPRGTDLKPAMTILDSKGKVAKLARGGDARFLLSVETILSVEPGAKVAPGDVIARIPTESARTKDITGGLPRVAELFEARRPKDHAIIAEIDGTVRFGRDYKNKRRIIIEPHDSTQEPVEYLIPKGKPFHLQDGDQIEKGDYILDGNPAPHDILAIKGVEALASYLVNEIQEVYRLQGVLINDKHIEVIVRQMLQKIEVTAQGDSTYIPGDHVDSVEFDEVNERLVEEGKKPAEGQPVLLGITKASLQTPSFISAASFQETTRVLTEAAVAGKIDTLQGLKENVIVGRLIPAGTGGAMSQVRRIARSRDDLILDERRKTSGAESADPMLADMSGAQSGAAE, encoded by the coding sequence ATGAACCAAGAGGTCATGAATCTTTTCAACCCTCAGGCGCCGGCACAGACATTCGATTCAATCCGGATCTCGCTCGCGAGCCCGGAAAAGATCCTGTCCTGGTCTTTCGGTGAGATCAAAAAGCCCGAAACCATCAATTACCGTACGTTCAAACCAGAACGTGACGGTCTTTTCTGCTCGCGTATCTTCGGTCCCATGAAGGACTACGAGTGCTTGTGCGGCAAGTACAAGCGCATGAAGTACAAGGGCGTCATCTGTGAGAAGTGCGGCGTCGAAGTCACGCTTTCGCGTGTGCGTCGTGAGCGCATGGGCCATATCGAGCTTGCCGCACCGGTTGCTCACATCTGGTTCCTGAAGTCGCTGCCTTCGCGCATCGGTACGCTGCTCGACATGACGCTCAAGGACATTGAGCGCGTTCTCTATTTCGAGAACTACATCGTGACCGAGCCGGGCCTGACGGCTCTGAAGGAAAACCAGCTTCTTTCCGAAGAAGAGTACATGCTCGCCGTTGACGAGTATGGCGAGGATTCCTTCACCGCAATGATCGGTGCCGAGGCGATCCATCATCTTCTGGAATCGATGGAACTGGAGAAGATCGCGGGCGACCTGCGTTCCGAACTTGCTTCAACGACGTCCGAACTGAAGCAGAAGAAGCTTCTCAAGCGCCTCAAGGTCGTCGAGAACTTCCTGGAATCCGGCAATCGTCCCGAGTGGATGATCATGAAGATCGTTCCGGTGATCCCGCCGGATCTGCGTCCGCTCGTACCGCTGGACGGCGGTCGTTTCGCGACGTCCGATCTGAACGATCTCTATCGCCGCGTGATCAACCGTAACAACCGTCTGAAGCGCCTGATCGAGCTTCGTGCGCCGGGCATCATCATCCGCAACGAGAAGCGCATGCTTCAGGAGGCGGTTGATGCGCTGTTCGACAATGGTCGTCGCGGTCGCGTCATCACCGGTGCCAACAAGCGTCCGCTGAAGTCGCTCTCCGACATGCTCAAGGGCAAGCAGGGTCGCTTCCGCCAGAACCTGCTTGGCAAGCGCGTCGACTATTCCGGCCGTTCGGTCATCGTGACCGGTCCGGAACTCAAGCTGCACCAGTGCGGCCTGCCGAAGAAGATGGCGCTCGAGCTCTTCAAGCCCTTCATCTATGCCCGTCTTGACGCCAAGGGATACTCCTCGACCGTCAAGCAGGCCAAGAAGCTGGTCGAGAAGGAAAAGCCGGAAGTCTGGGATATCCTTGATGAGGTGATCCGCGAGCATCCGGTTCTCCTGAACCGCGCGCCCACGCTTCACCGTCTCGGCATCCAGGCGTTCGAGCCTGTGCTGATCGAAGGCAAGGCCATCCAGCTGCATCCGCTCGTCTGTACGGCATTCAATGCCGACTTCGACGGTGACCAGATGGCTGTTCACGTGCCGCTGTCGCTCGAAGCGCAGCTTGAAGCACGCGTTCTCATGATGTCGACGAACAACATCCTGCATCCGGCTTCGGGCGCACCGATCATTGTTCCGTCGCAGGATATGGTTCTGGGTCTCTATTACCTGTCCATCATGAACCAGAACGAGCCGGGCGAGGGGATGGCATTCGCCGATATGGGCGAGCTGCACCACGCGCTAGAGAACAAGGTCGTCACGCTTCACACGAAGATCAAGGGCCGGTTCAAGACGGTTGACGAGAACGGCAATCCGGTCTCGCAGATCCATGAGACCACGCCTGGCCGCATGATCATCGGCGAACTTCTGCCGAAGAACCACAATGTTCCCTTCGACATCTGCAATCAGGAGATGACGAAGAAGAACATCTCCAAGATGATCGACACGGTCTATCGTCACTGCGGTCAGAAAGAGACGGTTATCTTCTGTGACCGTGTCATGCAGCTTGGCTTCGGCCATGCATGCCGCGCGGGCATCTCCTTCGGCAAGGATGACATGGTCATTCCGGATACCAAGGAGAAGCTGGTCTCCGAGACCGAGGCGCTCGCGAAGGAATATGAGCAGCAGTACAATGACGGTCTGATCACTCAGGGCGAGAAGTACAACAAGGTCGTCGACGCCTGGGCCAAGTGCTCGGAGAAGGTCGCCGACGAGATGATGAAGCGCATCAAGGCTATCGAGTTTGACGAGAACGGTCGTCAGAAGCAGATGAACTCCATCTACATGATGTCCCACTCCGGTGCCCGTGGTTCGCCGGCGCAGATGCGCCAGCTCGGCGGCATGCGCGGCCTCATGGCCCGTCCGGATGGCTCCATCATCGAGACGCCGATCATCTCGAACTTCAAGGAAGGCCTGACCGTGATGGAGTACTTCAACTCCACCCACGGCGCACGCAAGGGTCTTGCCGATACCGCTCTGAAGACGGCAAACTCGGGTTATCTTACCCGCCGCCTCGTCGACGTTGCGCAGGATTGCATCGTCGTCACGCCGGACTGCGGTACCGAGAAGGGCCTGACCATGCAGCCCATAGTGGATGCCGGTCAGGTGGTTGCCTCCATCGGCCAGCGCGTTCTCGGTCGCACCTCGCTTGACGACATTCTGCATCCGGCAACGGGTGACGTGCTCGTCAAGGCAGGCACACTCATCGACGAGCGCGATGTCGAAGCCATCGAGACCGCAGGCGTCCAGTCGGTCCGCATTCGTTCCGCACTGACCTGCGAAGTGCGCAACGGTGTCTGCGCGGTCTGCTACGGCCGTGACCTTGCACGCGGCACGCCGGTCAATATCGGTGAGGCTGTCGGTGTCATCGCCGCCCAGTCCATCGGTGAGCCCGGCACCCAGCTGACCATGCGTACCTTCCACGTTGGTGGTACGGCACAGGTCGTGAACCAGTCCTTCCTCGAGGCTTCCTTCGAGGGTACGGTCAAGATCCGCAACCGCAATGTTGTCCGCAACTCCGAGGGCCACCTCGTTGTCATGGGCCGCAACATGGCCGTTCTGATCATGGACGAGCAGGGCGCAGAGCGTGCCTCGCACCGACTGACCTATGGTTCGCGTCTGTATGTCGACGACGGCGACAAGGTGAAGCGCGGTCAGCGTATCGCCGAGTGGGATCCCTATACCCGCCCGATGCTCACCGAGGTCGAGGGTACGGTTGCGTTCGAGGATCTGGTGGATGGTGTTTCCGTTCAGGAGACGACCGACGAATCCACCGGCATCACGAAGCGTGAGGTCATCGACTGGCGTTCGACGCCACGCGGTACCGATCTCAAGCCGGCCATGACGATCCTCGACTCCAAGGGCAAGGTCGCAAAGCTCGCCCGTGGCGGTGATGCGCGGTTCCTGCTCTCGGTTGAGACCATCCTTTCGGTCGAGCCTGGTGCAAAGGTTGCGCCTGGTGACGTGATCGCGCGTATTCCGACGGAAAGTGCCCGTACCAAGGACATCACCGGTGGTCTGCCGCGTGTTGCCGAACTGTTCGAGGCACGTCGTCCGAAGGATCACGCGATCATCGCCGAGATCGACGGTACTGTCCGGTTCGGCCGGGATTACAAGAACAAGCGCCGCATCATCATCGAGCCACATGACTCGACCCAGGAGCCTGTTGAATATCTGATCCCGAAGGGCAAGCCGTTCCATCTGCAGGATGGTGACCAGATCGAGAAGGGTGACTACATCCTCGACGGCAACCCGGCACCGCATGACATCCTGGCGATCAAGGGCGTGGAGGCTCTGGCTTCCTACCTCGTCAACGAGATCCAGGAAGTCTATCGACTGCAGGGCGTGCTGATCAACGACAAGCACATCGAGGTGATCGTTCGCCAGATGCTGCAGAAAATCGAGGTGACGGCACAGGGCGACTCGACCTATATCCCCGGCGATCACGTCGACTCCGTCGAATTCGACGAGGTCAACGAGCGTCTGGTGGAAGAGGGCAAGAAGCCTGCCGAAGGTCAGCCGGTTCTGCTCGGTATCACCAAGGCATCGCTGCAGACGCCGTCCTTCATCTCGGCCGCTTCGTTCCAGGAGACCACGCGTGTCCTTACCGAGGCTGCAGTCGCCGGCAAGATCGACACCCTGCAGGGTCTGAAGGAAAACGTGATCGTGGGCCGCCTGATCCCGGCTGGTACCGGTGGTGCCATGAGCCAGGTCCGTCGCATCGCACGTTCGCGTGACGACCTGATCCTCGACGAGCGTCGCAAGACGTCGGGTGCAGAAAGTGCCGACCCGATGCTTGCCGACATGTCGGGCGCACAGTCCGGGGCTGCCGAATAA
- the rpsL gene encoding 30S ribosomal protein S12, with amino-acid sequence MPTVSQLIRKPRQAPVKRNKVPAMQANPQKRGVCTRVYTTSPKKPNSAMRKVAKIRLANGFEVIGYIPGEGHNLQEHSVVMIRGGRVKDLPGVRYHIIRGVLDTQGVKSRKQRRSKYGAKRPK; translated from the coding sequence ATGCCGACCGTAAGCCAGCTGATCCGCAAGCCGCGCCAAGCGCCGGTGAAGCGTAATAAGGTTCCCGCCATGCAGGCAAACCCGCAGAAGCGGGGCGTTTGCACGCGCGTTTATACGACTTCGCCTAAGAAGCCCAACTCGGCAATGCGCAAGGTCGCAAAGATCCGGCTCGCCAATGGCTTCGAGGTGATTGGTTATATTCCCGGTGAGGGTCATAACCTTCAGGAGCACTCCGTGGTCATGATCCGCGGCGGTCGCGTGAAGGATCTTCCGGGCGTTCGCTACCACATCATCCGTGGTGTGCTCGATACGCAGGGCGTGAAGAGCCGCAAGCAGCGCCGCTCCAAATATGGCGCCAAGCGTCCGAAGTAA
- the rpsG gene encoding 30S ribosomal protein S7, with the protein MSRRHRAEKREINPDPKFGDVVVTKFMNAIMLDGKKSAAERIVYGAFDSVEEKMKQEPVAIFHQALDNVAPHVEVRSRRVGGATYQVPVDVRPERRQALAIRWLIAAARKRNETTMVDRLSGELLDAANNRGTAVKKREDTHKMAEANRAFSHYRW; encoded by the coding sequence ATGTCCCGACGTCACCGTGCAGAAAAGCGCGAGATCAACCCGGATCCGAAATTCGGCGATGTGGTTGTGACCAAGTTCATGAACGCCATCATGCTCGACGGCAAGAAGTCTGCTGCTGAGCGTATTGTTTACGGCGCATTCGACAGCGTTGAAGAGAAGATGAAGCAGGAGCCTGTCGCCATCTTCCATCAGGCGCTCGACAATGTTGCGCCGCATGTTGAGGTTCGCTCCCGCCGCGTTGGTGGTGCAACCTATCAGGTTCCGGTCGATGTTCGTCCTGAGCGCCGTCAGGCCCTGGCGATCCGCTGGCTGATTGCTGCTGCGCGCAAGCGCAATGAGACGACCATGGTTGATCGCCTGTCGGGTGAGCTGCTTGACGCTGCCAATAATCGCGGTACCGCCGTGAAGAAGCGTGAAGACACCCACAAGATGGCTGAGGCCAACCGCGCATTCTCGCATTACCGCTGGTAA